The sequence below is a genomic window from Acidobacteriota bacterium.
GACGCGGACGTCTGTCTTGAGGACGTGCTTGCCGCCGACACGCGTGAATTCGCCATCCTGAAACACGCAAAAGCCGCACCTGCCTGCGGCGACATTTCGCCGATCTCGTCGAGGAAGAGCGTACCGCCGTCCGCTTCTTCAAAACGCCCGATGCGCTGCGTCCGTGCGTCAGTGAAGTCGCCTTTCTCGTGGCCGAAAAGCTCACTTTCGAGCAGGGTTCCGGGTATCGCACCGCAGTTGATCTTGACGAAAGGCTTCTCTCGCGGCCTGAGCTGTAATGGATCAGGTTCGCGATCAGCTCCTTTCCCGTCCCTGATCCTCCGCTGATGAGCACGGTCGTCGATGTATCAGCGACGTTCAACGCAAGCTCGATCGCGCGCCGGATCTCGGGGCCTGGCCGATGATCTCGCCGTGCTGTTTTGATGAAGTTCGCTCTTTAGCCGCAGCACTTCCGCCGAGAGCTGATCGCGTTCGAGGGCAGTACCGATCTGGTCGGCGATGCCTTCGACCAAAGGCGATGTCGTGTTCGGCGAACGCGCCCTGCGCTCCATACGAACCCCAAAAGCGAACAACGCGCCGGACACGCACCGGTGCAACAACGCCGCTCCCATGAAGCTGCGTGTTGAAGAATAAACGGGATCGCAAACGGCATTTGCGAATCAACGAGTTTCACCGTCTTCCCGTCGCGTATGATCTCGCCGATCGCCTTAAAATTATCGACGCCTCAGCGATTTGTCGTGCTGCTCGATCATCTTCGGGACCTTGCCGAGCTTGATGCCCTTCTGCCGATTTGAATGACGCGAGCGAGAGCGTTTCCGACGGGTCCAGCACGCCTGACGCTCGTACCGCCCCCGACAAGGGCGATCGCTCGCTCGTCTGGTTTCAGAGCCTTCTTTGAAATCAGAATGCGGTTCAGCGTATTGGTGATCTCTCGAAGAGTGGTCGTCCGGTGAGCTTTCTTTTCCTGGAGCGGGCAAAGAGGCTCGTGTATTGATAGCCGATGGCAAGCTGGCAGGCGATGGATTCGAGGAGTTAGACCTCTTCATCGAGCCATACACGCGGCTCCTTCGTGTCGTGCGAGTCCACAGTCCAAGGCCACATTCACCTCGGATGATCGGGATGACCAGCAGAGCGTGTTTCAAGGCTTTTGCAAAGAACTTCAAGTCGGATCTTTCGCTGCTGAGGTATCGTTGATGCGGATGGGTTTTGTGATATCAAAACGCTCGGCGAGCTTTGCCGCATCGAACGGTATCGTCGTGCCGTGGCTTTGGGGACCGATTTGTCCTTCGCCATTCGTGGCTGATGGCAAGGTCTTTGCCTTCGCTGAGTTGGAGCAGGTCACAGCGGTCGGCCTTGAGCATGCGGCCGATCTCTGAGACGACAAGACATTCAAAAACGTTCCGAGGTCGATGTCGGTTGTAGGTCGCGGGCCAGGCGGTCGATGATCGCCTCGCGGGCTCAAAATGCTCATCCGGCGTTCGAGTGATGGCGCTTGAGGACGGTTCGGTATGGGTCCGGAATTGGATCGTTCGCCACAACAATGAAAGCTAACGATAATGTGCTGTCGGCTTTTGTAGTTGGCCGATGTCAAGTTGACACACTTGTGCCTGGAAGTGTGTGTTTTTGCGTCATCCTAACGCAGCTACGGTTTGCCGGGAACGGTTCTCGGCGGTCATCTTTGGGATCGCCTTTCTTAGATTTTGGCTCCGGTTCGGGCTTTTTGGGTTTAGTGTTCGCCCTCGGGCGGTCTAGGCGAAGTGGAGTTAGACGGCATCGCCGAATTTGAGCTTGGAGTTCGAATTAGAATTCGAGTTCGGCTCTTTTCCGTTGACGGCCATGTTCGAGTTTTGTCGGTAGAAACGTAATCGACCCGTTTTTGCCCGCTTCCGCGTCCTCCAGCAGATCTGCGGCACGGCCGTTGGAGCGTCGAGCTCGATCGCCTTTTTAGCGGCTTGATCGCTTCGCTGTATTTGGCGAGCTTTATCAGGATACTGCCGAGCTCTGTCTGATATTCACTGTCTTCCGGTTTGAGCTTGACGGCTTCCTGAAAGGCTTCCTCGGCATCGTCGTCCTGCATGAGTTTCGCGTACGTACGGCCTAGATAATAATAGGCGTTATCGTCTTTCGGGTTTTTAGCCAGCCATTTCTTATACGCTTTGACCGCATCCTCAAAAGCTCTTTCCGACTTTGTCTTTTTCGCTGCTTCCTTTGAATTCGAAGCCGGTTCCGTCACCTTGCCTGACTGCTCGTTCGGCATCTCGAGCAGCGTACGCAACGCCGAGCTGGAAATGAGCTTCGGCGAGGTCGGCGTCGAGTTCGACCGCTCGTTTCGAAAGCTTCGATCGCCGTCTCGGTCTGATTTTCGTCAAGCAAACGCTTACCTCTCGGCCAGTGCCGCGTTAGCGTCGGTGATAGACGCGAACTGTGAGACGGCCGGGGCCGTGTTGGTGTTTTCAGTTGAAACAGCAGCGTTGTTTTTGCATTCTGACGGCACCGCCGCACCCCGCCAATGCGAGCGACAAACATCCAATTAATACAACGATCGGTTTCATAACGATATTGGAAAAAATGCCGCTCTAGCCCGGAGGGAAGATGAACTGTCGGCCTGCAAGCAGGTGTACGTGAAGGTGAAAAACGGTCTGTCCGCCGTCTGAATTAGTATTGATCACGACGCGGTAGCCATCCTCGGCAAAGCCCTGTTTCCGCGCGATCTCCGCAGAGGTCGTCAGCAGATGTCCGAGCGTATCAGATTGTCCGGCGTCGGCTTTGTCGAGCGAATCGATGTGTTGACGCGGAATGACCAGAATATGCGTCGGAGCCTGAGGGCTGAGATCGTTGAACGCCACGCACACGTCGTCCTCGTGGACAAGCGTGGACGGTATGCGGCCATCGGCGATCTTACAGAATATGCAGTCTTCAGCGCTCATATTTCTATGACGCTATTAAACCACAGACGGTTGGAATCGTAAATTATCGAGATGCTTCGTCGGCTGTTGCGGCGAGCCCTTCTTTGACGCGTTCGATGTCGGCACCGAGCGATCGCAGCTTGCGGACGATCGTTTCATAGCCGCGGTCGATGTGGTAAACGCGGTCGATCGTCGTCTCGCCTTCGGCACACAGAGCTGCCAGAACGAGCGAAGCCGAGGCACGCAGATCTGACGCAATGATGCGTGCGCCCATCAATTTCGATTTCCCGCGAACGACCGCCGTGTTGCCGTGGATGGTGATGTCGGCGCCCATTCTGATAAGTTCCGAGGCGTGCATGAAGCGGTTTTCAAAGATGGTCTCGACTACCTTCGATTCGCCCTCGGCCTGCGTCATCAGCGCCATGTACTGGAGCCTGCATGTCGGTCGGGAAACCCGGATGCTCTTTGGTAGTGACATCCACCGCTTTCAGGCCGCCGCTGCCGACCTTGACGAGGAGCGTGCTGGAATTAAGTTCCTCGATATCGACGCCGGCCTCTCGCAGCTTTGCGATGACGGCGGTGAGATGTTCGGGACGGCAGCTTTTGATCTCGAGTTCACCGCCGGTGATCGCCGCGGCGACCATGAACGTTCCGGTCTCGATGCGGTCGGGAATGATCGTATGTTCGGCACCGCCGAGAGCTTCGACACCTTCGATCTCGATCACGGCAGTTCCGGCGCCCTTGATGCGGGCTCCCATTTTGTTGAGCAGATCGGCGAGGTCCTCGATCTCGGGTTCCTTGGCGGCGTTTTTGATGATGGTTTTGCCTTTCGCGAGTGCGGCGGCCATCATCACGTTCTCGGTTCCGGTGACGGTGACCTTTTCAAAATCAATGGTCGCACCGATCAAACGACCTTGCGGAGCACGAGCGACAACATCGCCCGATTCCAGCGAGACGGTCGCACCAAGTTGCTCAAAAGCCTTCAAATGAAGATCGATCGGCCGCGTGCCGATCGCACAACCGCCCGGCAAACTGACCTTCGCCTGCCCGAACCGCCCAAGCAGCGGCCCGAGAGCGAGAACGCTCGCTCGCATCGTTTTAACAAGCTCGTACGGAGCCTCAAACGTCTCGATCTTTCCCGCTGTGACCTTATGCGTACGCAGTTCCGGTGTTAGAACCGTCGCACCCAGATCCTCGCAAACGCCGCTGCGTGATCAGGTCTTTTACATATGGCACATTGTGCAGCGTCACCGTTTCCGCCGTCAGCAGCGTCGCCGCGAGGCATGGCAGAGCAGAATTTTTCGCTCCGCCTATCTCGATCTTTCCTCTCAGCGGATTGCCGCCCCGTATCTTAAACTTGTCCATAAAAAATCACACTATTCAGTATTGCTGATAGATAGTACAAGAAAAGCTTATTGGAGAAAAGTCGCCACCGCCACAAATGTTTTAGAAACTTCGATTTTGAGCAACGATTTGTAAAGCGAGTTACATCACACTAATGGCTTCAGACGTGCCGATAGTTCGCTATGATGAAAAAATTGTTTGAAGTCGTTCTGGCTGAATATACCCTCCATTCAGCCGGGCTTTTTATTTGCAGGACGAGATCCTTCTTAAGCTGCGAAGCAGCGATAATGTTAGCCCCGGGTGAAGCAGAGCCGGAACCTGGGGTTATGGCATCTATGGTTTATCAAGCCTGTGTAACAGGCGATTAAAGTTGGTCAGGTCGCCGTTACGCCTGTTTCACAGGCTCTAACCCTAAAACGACATGAGCTACACGTTCCGCCAAAGGCTCCACGTATAGCTACTATTATTTCGCCTGCTTCACAGACTTAGGAATATGGATGTTTTTGGCACATGACCACAATCGACCATCCTTTAGCGACATCTTAACTTTATGGACTTTGCACCCTTTGCGACTTTGCGGGAAAACAGCCAGGAACCAAAGATCAAAGATCTAAAATCAAAGATCTATCCCTGACCTTCGCCAACAAACTTTCGATCTGAGCTGCGTGCCGTTTTTCGTGGAGCCCGGCCATAACGAGCCATTCGCCAGCGTTTAGCGGGCCGAAGAATGGGTGCGGAAAGGTGTGTGCCGTGAGGTCGTAATTTTCGAGATCGGGCCGGAGCGAGTCGAAGGCCTCGGTCGCGGCCGCGAGAGTCGCGAGAGATTCGTCGATGCTGACCTCGCCGGTCGGGTGAACGCGTTCGGGCGCCTCGACCTTTGTGTCGGCGATGACTGCCGCCCGTTCGCCAAAATTCGCGGACAATGTAAAGCTGCCGTCCGACGGGATGTTGTCTTCCATCGCGCCGGCAAGCAGTTTGGCGCAGATCTTTGCGATGCCCGATCCGACGATCGAGACGTGCTCAGCGATCTGCTGGATGTTCCATTTCTCGCCCTCGGGCAGAGCGGCCGCTTCGTCCGGCGAAATACCGCTGACGGTTGCGACAAATTCATCCCGAAACTTCTGGTTAGCCGAATATATGTCGGCGATCGATTCGTATCTCATGGTCTGTTTGATGGAATTGTCGGTTGAGCAGTAAATATCAGCCGGTGCCAGCGGGCAAAGCTGCACGCTGTCGGCCTCGTTCTTCATTCGCTTGAGATAAGCGGTCTGCAGATAGAGCGTGTCTTCTGCCGTCCAGTTGATCTCAACGATCGGGTTGTACGAAACGAGCAGTTTCTCGTCCGGCAGCGTCGAAAGCGGCTGGTCGGGTGTTGCTTGTGCCTGTGTATTTGCGTCAATATTCGCATCGCCGCCCTGTGAGATCCGCTGCTGA
It includes:
- a CDS encoding tetratricopeptide repeat protein; this translates as MPNEQSGKVTEPASNSKEAAKKTKSERAFEDAVKAYKKWLAKNPKDDNAYYYLGRTYAKLMQDDDAEEAFQEAVKLKPEDSEYQTELGSILIKLAKYSEAIKPLKRRSSSTLQRPCRRSAGGRGSGQKRVDYVSTDKTRTWPSTEKSRTRILIRTPSSNSAMPSNSTSPRPPEGEH
- a CDS encoding DinB family protein, whose amino-acid sequence is MYSADGKLLKKLTSDTMAVHFPDTIVWSPDSSSLAFVAMIRVVAPDLGLTTLPTPAPIVPPIDHANTAPDANTADPTASAPIAPTPAAPTGILTFRTEQIYTCTADGTGVKAITENEGIIYFYYAWSPDSTMLVALAATAREWKYLEVMSASKGEALVPQGRPRIIEKNGRERRLDDNLTVVRPVWSSDSTKVAAAFDTQVRIYDAVGVNPTQAAIPLRNQLLISSQAYDRNQQRISQGGDANIDANTQAQATPDQPLSTLPDEKLLVSYNPIVEINWTAEDTLYLQTAYLKRMKNEADSVQLCPLAPADIYCSTDNSIKQTMRYESIADIYSANQKFRDEFVATVSGISPDEAAALPEGEKWNIQQIAEHVSIVGSGIAKICAKLLAGAMEDNIPSDGSFTLSANFGERAAVIADTKVEAPERVHPTGEVSIDESLATLAAATEAFDSLRPDLENYDLTAHTFPHPFFGPLNAGEWLVMAGLHEKRHAAQIESLLAKVRDRSLILDL
- a CDS encoding histidine triad nucleotide-binding protein yields the protein MSAEDCIFCKIADGRIPSTLVHEDDVCVAFNDLSPQAPTHILVIPRQHIDSLDKADAGQSDTLGHLLTTSAEIARKQGFAEDGYRVVINTNSDGGQTVFHLHVHLLAGRQFIFPPG